Genomic DNA from Pigmentiphaga litoralis:
CGCCGATCCGCGTCGGGTTCGATGCGTAGAAGGGCGTGAAGAAGCCCGGCGTGCTCGCCACGCCTATCCACTCCCCTTGCAGCCAGGTGTAATCGGCCGCCACATACACGTCGCTGCGCTTGGACAACGCATAGCCCAGGATCGCGCCCGTGCTGACGCGCTGGCCCGACGCGCCGCCCCGCGACAGCCTGTCATAGGTGATGGCGCCGATCAGGCTCCAGGCCGGGGCCAGCGTGGCGTTGAAGCCCGTGTAGACCGCCTGGTTCAGCGTGTCCGACTGCGCCAGGTGGTTCCATGTGTAGCCCAGGTAGAGCTTGGCGCGGTCGAGCGCATAGGTCCCGCCCACCGACCACGTGGTCTGGCGGGTCGCAGGCACGACCGACCCGAAGTAGCTTTCAACGTCCTTCTGCACCTGATACACGCCGGCCAGCATGACGCGGCCGGTGGTGTGCGACACCGCCCCGGCATAGGTCGCGCCGGTGCTGACGGCCTGACCCGGACGTTCACCGGGGGTGTAGCTCGCCATGAGCGTGGTATTGCCCACCGCGCCCACGTACTTGACCATATTTTCCTGGCGCAGGCCGGTGTAGGTCGTGCCCTGGTAGCCCAACAGCACCAGGTTGCCCAGGTAGGTGGCTTCGTAGCTGCCGATCACGTCTTGCGGCAACGTGAATTGCCGGCCCACCGTCACGCGGCCAAAGCCGCCCGACAGGCCCAGCGTCGATTGGCGGCCGAACAGGCGGCCGCCCTGCTGGTTGATGCCAGTGTCCGGTGAATAGCCGGTTTCGAGCACGAACTCGGCCTTGTAGCCGCCGCCCAGTTCTTCGGCGCCCCGGAACCCCAGCCGGCTGCCGGTCAGCACGCCGTCGGACAGTTGCGCCTTTCCACTGCCGTCCGCGCCCTCGTGGGTGCTGTAGCGCACGGCGGTATCGATCAGGCCGTAGACGGTGACGTTGGATTGGGCGTGGACGAGGCAGGGTGCGGCGGACAGGGCCGCCAGGGACAGGGCCCAGGCGCCCGGCGCCGGGCGGAACAGACGGATCATTGCAAGGCTCGACAAGGCGCGCACCCGGAACGACTCGGCATCCAGGCGGCGCTGGCAAAAAAAAACGCGCGGGGACAAGCCCGCGCGCCGGCAGTATAAAGCACCGTCCTGCTACACCCGCGCCACCACGGCGAACGGGCCGCCGCCCGCCGGGCCCTGGTGTTCCGCGCCGCCCGACACATAGACCGCGCTCTGCCCCACGACCGAGGCCACCACGGCTCCCACTGCGGCACGCGCATGGCGGGTCGAGTTGATATCCGAATCGTTGAGCATGGTGTGCCGCACGCCGCGCACCTTCCCGTCGGGTGACGCTTCCGCCTTGCCGAACACGTTCACGATACGTTCGGCCAACGCCGCGCGGCCCATGCCCGGATCGATGTCCAGGCGCTGCAGGCAGGCGCGCAGGCTGTCGGCGTCGATCGCGTCATCCATGACGCCGTGGTCGATCACGTACGGGCTGTCGGACGCGCGGCTCATGCCCATCACGATCACGACGTTGTAGTCGATCTCGATACCGGCCGACGCCGACGCCACGCCCGAAAACAGCGACCAGTCGGCGTTGATCGATTCGTTGCTGACCGCCGATTCGGCGATCTCGCCCGTGGCGACCGCGACCCCCAATGCGGACGCCGCACGCGACGCCCCCATGGATTCGTAGGTTTCGTGCGCAACCGGCGTTTGGCCGCGCGACAGCGCATCGGCGATCTTGGTCGACGTCAGCAGCGGGCATTTGACCTGCACGAAGTGCACGTCCGCCGTCGAAGCAATGCCAGCCTCGGCCATCGCCTCCTTGACGGCCTGTGCGGTCTCTTTGACCTGCACCGTGGTGCCCAGTTCTTCAGGCAGGAAGGCGCGGGTGAAGGCAATGCCGATGGCCAATCGCGGCGCGCCGTCATGCGTATCGTCAGTCACCTTGCGCGTGAACACCGTGAAGTGCGGGCTGAGCACGCCTTCGGTCCCGCCCGACATCACGAAGGCAATGCGATGCTCCACGTCGTCGGCGGTCATGTCCAGGCGCGGCGCCAGGGCGTGGCACCAGGCGCGCGTGGCGTATTCGCGCGTGAAGTCGTTCACGCAGCCGTTGCCTTCGGTCTTGCCCATGACGGCAACGATGTCTGCCGGGTCGATTTCGCCCGCGTCGATCAGCGTGAGAGCGCCCGAAATGTCGCCCGGACCGCTGCAGAGAATCTTGTGGACACCAACGCGTTGCATGGAAAAGCTCCTGGAAAGTCAACCAACGATGCCCCATCATGCCGTCACGAGTGCATCGTATCCAGTGCTAAAGTCGGTGCACCCTGTTCGAATTCCAGCAACGCTCGCATCCTGTCCCATGTCCCTCCAGTACCTGCGCGTTTTCCGCCACATCGACGAAATCGCCCGCTGCGGTTCCATTCGCAAGGCGGCCGAAGCCCTGTTCCTGACGCCTTCGGCGCTGGACCGCCGCCTGCAGGACCTGGAAGCGGAACTGGGCACGCCCCTGTTCGAGCGGCACGCCCGCGGCATGCGGCTGACGTCGGCGGGCGAGATCTTTCTGCATCATGTACGCGCCCAACGGGCGGACTTCGAACGTGTGCGCGCCGAAATCGAGCAACTGAAAGGCCTGCAACGCGGCAGCGTGTCGGTAGTCGCCAGCCAGGCCCTGGTCCACACCGTCCTGCCCCAGGTGATCCAGCAGTTCAACGAACGGCATCCCGGCATCACTTTTACCGTGACCGTGGCCGACCACGCGGTCGTCATCCAGGCGCTGCGGGAATTCCAGGCCGACCTGGGCATCGTCTACCACGCGCCCGCAGCCGCCGACGTGCTGCCCCTGTTCACGGTAGACCAGGCGCTGTGCGCCGTCATGGCCGAAGGGCATCCCCTTGCCGCGCAGCCGGGCGTCAGCATGGCCGACTGCCTGGCCTACCCGGCCGCCCTGCCCGACCGGTCGCTGGGTGGCCGGATCGTGCTGGATCAGTTCTTTGCACGCAGCTCGCTCAAGCCCAAGGTGGCGATGGAATCGAATTCCTTCGAAATGCTGCGCAACTACGTGCGCGGCACCACCGCCGTCACCTTCCAGATTCCGCTGGGTGCGCCGATGGCCGAGGCGCGGGATGGCGTCGTGGCCCGGCCCATCACCGACCGCAAGCTGGAGCGCAGCACGCTGGTGGTCGCGCAGCTCAAGGGCCGTCCGTTACCTGGACCGGCGGCGCGCTTTGTCGAAGCGCTGCGCGAGGTACTGGTGCGCCAATAACGTCAGGTTGTCGGCCAATGGCCGAGTTACAGGCGCTTTCCAAGTCGAGACGCCCTGTCGCACGCACGGTCGCGCACGCGAGCTACGCTAGCCCTTCACTTTAGGAGCGACTCATGAAGAAGAAAGGTTCGGCAGTCTGGCAAGGCGGGATCAAGGACGGTCAAGGCAAGATCTCGACCGAAACCGGCGTCCTGAAAGATGCCCCGTACGGATTCAAGTCACGCTTCGAGACCGGCCCCGGCACCAACCCCGAAGAATTGATCGGCGCGGCCCACGCCGCCTGCTTCTCGATGGCCCTGTCGTTGGAATTGGGCAACGCTGGCATCACCGCGCAAAACATCGCGACGACGTCGACGATCACGCTCGACAAGGTCGGCGAAGGCTTCGCCATTACGGCCGCCCACCTGGACGTGACCGTGACGGCGCCTGGCTCCGACAAGGACGCCGTGCAGAAAGCCGTGGATAACGCCAAGGTCGGCTGCCCGGTTTCCAAGGTGCTGAACGCCACGATCACGATGGATTCGAAGATCGAAAACTGATGTTCGGAAAGTGCTAGCGCAGCGATAGTCGCAAGCACCGGAACAGTTGTTGCGCTGCATCTCGCGCACGTTCGGAAAGCACTGCATAATCGAGTTGAACGGGTCCTTCGTGGGCCCGTTGTTGTTTGCGCCTATCCGGCAAGACATCCCGAACTCGACACTCCGGACTGGAGCCCGACGCGTGCTGCGCAAGAATGCCACCCCCCTCCCCTGGTCGACTCCGGCCTGGGTCGCCGATTCGGTCTATCGCCTTGCACTTGAAGCCGCGCCCTGCGGCATGTTCCTGTGCGATGCCGACGGCACGTTCCAGCTGGTCAACCTGGCGTATGAACGCCTGACCGGCTACAGCGCCGCCGAACTGGTCGGCGTTGCCACCTTCGACACCCTGCACGAACCCAGCGAATGGCAGCAGCGGCGCGAGGAATTGCTGTCCCCCACCGTTCCCGTCCAGCACGCCTACGCGGCGGGACCGGTGCGCGACATCCACACCCTGCCTGATTCCGAATGGGTCTACGTGCGCCGCAACCAGAGCCGGGTGAACGTGTTGCTGACGATGTCGCAACTGACCGACCATGCGGGGCGCCTGCAGGGCTATGTGGGCATGGTGATGGACAACACGCGGCGCGCGCAGCAGCAGTCGCGGCTGTGGTACCTGTCCCACCACGATGAACTGACGGGCCTGCCCAACCAGACCTGGGTCGAAGAACACCTGGACATGGCGATCCAGCGGCGCAAGGTCATGAGCGAACCCGTGTTGCTGACGGTGATCGAGATCGACAATCTGCGCAAGCTGCACGACACGCTGGGTCCCGCCGCGCGCGAAACCGCGATCAAGCATGTGGCCGAACGCCTGCGCGCCGGGTGCGACGCCAGCCAGTCGGTCGGGCTGATGAGCGCAACCCAGTTCGCGATCGTGACCACTGGCTTGCGCACCATGGGCCCGGAACGCGAAGCCGCGCTGCTGCGGTCGCTGGCCCAGCCTGTGGATTACCTGGGCACCCAGCTGCGCCTGACGGTCAGCGCCGGCGCCTGCGCCTTTCCCGACGCGGGCACGGAAGCCACGTCCCTGATCCGGCGCGCGCTGCTGGCGCTGAGCGCCGCGCGCAACGAGGGCGGCAACACCCTGCGCCATTTTGAATACACCATGCAGGCCCAGTCCACGCGCCGCCTGGAACTGGAAGTGCTGCTGCAGGAAGCGGTGGAAACCGAGCAGTTCACCCTGGCGTTCCAGCCGCAGATCCACCTGGCCAACGGGCGCATCACGCTGGCCGAGGCCTTGCTGCGGTGGAATCACCCGGTCAAGGGCGCGATCGGCCCGGGCGAATTCATTCCCGTTGCCGAAGATACCGGTCTGATCCTGCCCATGGGGGAATGGGTGGTGCGCACGGCCTGCCGCCAGGCCGCGCGTATCGTGTCGCGCTTTGGCACCTGCCCGCGGATCGCCGTGAACGTGTCGCCGATCCAGTTCCGCAAGGTGGACGTGTTGAAGATGGTGGAGCGCGCGCTGGATGCCGCGTCGCTGGACCCGGCCTACCTGGAAGTCGAGATTACCGAAGGCGTGCTGCTGGATGACACGTCGGCCGCCATGGCCACGATCAAGGGCCTGCGGGACATGGGGGTCGAGATCGCGATCGATGATTTCGGGACCGGCTATTCCAGCCTGTCTTACCTGACCCGGTTCCAGGTGGACCGGATCAAGATCGACCGGTCACTGGTCATGGCCATGTCCACCGGGCGGCAAGGCCGCGCGATCGTCAGCGCCATCATCGCAATGGCGCATGAACTGGGCATCCATGTGACGGCGGAAGGGGTCGAGACGGCCGACGATGCCGACAGCCTGACCAGACTCGGGTGCGATGAAGCGCAGGGCTACTGGTTTTCGCGGCCGCTGAACCCGGCGGCCTTCGAACACGTCCTGTCGCCGCTGCCTTCGACCCTGCTGCAGCCTTCGACGCTGGTCTGACCCGGCGCCCCCGGCCGATCAGGCGTCGCGCAGGGGCGGCGCTTCTTGCGCCAACGTCTGGGCGGGCGTCGGGACCAGTTCGATATCCCCGGCGATCGGCATGTCGGCCCGCGGCGGCGCTTCAACCTTGAACGAGCGTTCGCCCGCCGGCACCGCCTGGGGCGACGATGTCCACTTCGGATCCGGAATCTCGGTAAACACCTGGCGCAGGCGTTCGCCCCAGGTCGAGTGGATCATCTGGTAGTACTCGTTGGTGTGGTCGATCAGCGCGTACTTGGTCACGCGCAGGCTGTCCTTTTCATACACCAGCAGGTCCAGCGGCAGGCCCACCGACACGTTGGACCGCAGTGTCGAATCCATGGAGATCAGCGCGCACTTGGCCAGTTCGTCAAGCGGCGTGGACGGCGTGATGACCCGGTCGATGATGGGCTTGCCGTACTTGGCTTCGCCGATCTGGAAATACGGGTTCATGGTCGACGCTTCGATGAAGTTGCCGGCCGCGTAAATCTGGAACAGCCGCATCTTCTGGCCATGGATCTGGCCACCGAGCAGGAAGCTGCAATTGAATTCGACGTTGAATTCCTGCAGCGCCGCGGCGTGCTGCTTGTAGACCTCGCGCACGGCCTCGCCGATCAGGCGCGCCGCCTCGAACAGGGATGGCACCGTCCACAAGGTCTGGCCACCTGGATGGGTCGGCTCGGTCAGCAGTTGCACCACCGACTGCGTCAGGGCGAGGTTGCCCGCGGTCATCAGCACCAGCACACGTTCGCCCGGCTGCTCGAAGACCGCCATCTTGCGAAAGGTGCTGACGTGATCGACGCCAGCGTTGGTGCGGGTATCCGACAGGAACACGAGGCCGTCGGACACGCTCATTGCGACACAGTAAGTCATGGTCTGGGAAAACAAGTGGAACGCGATGGACCGTCCATTCTACCGTCTGTCGCGCCCCGGACTGACCCGTATCGCCTAGAAGCTTTTGACCACGACCTGCACTTTGACGTCCACCGACAACGTCTCGTTTCCGCCCCCGACCCGCATCCCGCGCAGCGGCGCCGCCGCCGAGTAGTCGCGTCCCACTGCCAGCCGGCAATACTGCTCGCTGGCGAACTGGCCCTGGGTCACGTCCACCGAGATCCAGCCGCAGTCTTCGAGCCAGACATCGACCCAGGCGTGACTGGCGGCCTGCTCGCCGATCTCGGGTGCATTGCTGGTTTCAAGGTAGCCGCTGACATACCGTGCGGGCAGATTGCGCGCGCGGCAGCAGGCGATGAACAGATGCGCATGGTCCTGGCAGACGCCTTTGCCCTGGGCCAGGGCTTCGGCCGCCGTGCCCGTGACTTCGGTCGACCCGGTCTGGTAGGCGACCTTGCCGCGAATGGTCTGCGCCAGGTTGACCAGCGACGACGGCGACTTCAGGTCGGTAATCGTGTTGGCCAGATCCAGGATCGCAGGGTCCACTTCCGTCAATGGCGTCGTGCAGGTGAAGTGTTCGAGCGGAATCCGCCCGGGGCCTTCCAGCAGACGGCCGTCCTGCAAAGGCGTGGTTTCGACTTCGCCGGTGGCCGTGAAGGTCATCTCGGTAATGGGCCGCGTCAGCACCAGCGTCTGCAGCGTATTGCCGTAGGCGTCGAGCGACGTGTTGAGCTTGCCCGGCACCGACAGGTCCCAGTTGGCGACGAACTGGGTCGGCGCCGAATTCGGGGTCAGCCGGATCTGCTGGATGGAATACAGCACGGGGCTGTCATAGGTGTAGCGGGTCTGGTGGCGGATCGACAGACGCATGGGAGCCCCTTATACCGTCGTCGGCAGCAAGAACGTCGTGCTGATCTTGTTGCCAAGCACATACATGCGGGCCAGGAACTGGGTGAGGTACTCGTGCAGACCTTGGTCCAGCACGTCGCGAATGTCCGAGAACAGGAGTTCGGCGCGCAGCTTGCCGGCGTAGCGCTCGCATTCCATCGAGTTCTGCGTGGTCAGCATGGCCAGGTTGGTCACGACGCCGTCGAGCGAGGCCAGCAGCGACCGCGGCATGGACGGATTCAGGATCAGCAGTTCCACCACGCGTTCCGGCGCGAGCACGTCGCGGTAGACCTGGCGATAGATTTCCAGCGCCGACACCGAGCTCAGGATGGACGTCCAGTAATAGAAGTCGTCCAATTGCGCGGCGCTGACCGTGCCGGTTTCGCGCCCGCCGCTCACGAAACGAACGTCCAGGATCCGCGCCGTGTTGTCGGCCCGTTCCAGGAAGGTGCCCAGCTGCGTGAAGTAGAAGGCGCCGTCCTGCAGCGCGGTGCCCAGGGTCACGCCGCGCGACAGGTGCGAACGGAACTTGACCCATTCGAACAGTGCGTTCGGATCCTGCAGCCAGCCGTTGTCGGCCAGGCGGTTGCCGAATTCCAGCCAGGTGTGGTTGATGGTTTCCCACGATTCGGTCGTGATCGCGCCGCGCACGGCCCGGGCGTTTTCACGCGCCGCCTGCAGGCAGCGCAGGATGGACGACGGATTGTCGGCGTCGGTGACCATGAAGCGCAGCACGTTCTCGGGCGTGAGCGCATCGTAGCGCTCGGAAAATGCCTGGCCGAGTTCGGAGATGTCCAGGACCGCGCGTTGGCTGCGCGTTGCGCTTTCTTCCGATTGCGGCAACAGCAGGGCTTTGAGGGTGACGTCGAGCATGCGCGCGGTGTTTTCCGCGCGTTCCATGTATCGGGCCATCCAGAACAGATGATCGGCGGTTCGACTCAGCATCTTATTTCTCGGTAATCCACGTGTCTTTCGTTCCCCCGCCCTGCGACGAGTTCACCACCAGCGAGCCTTCGCGCAGCGCCACCCGGGTCAGGCCGCCTGCGACCATCGACACGTTCTTGCCCGACAACACGAAGGGGCGAAGGTCGATGTGGCGCGGCGCGACGCCCGATTCCACGAAGGTGGGGCAGGACGAGAGCGCAAGGGTGGGCTGGGCGATGTAGCCATTGGGCCGGGCAATGAGCCGGGCCCGGAAGGCTTCGATCTCGGCCTTGGACGAGGTCGGCCCGACCAGCATGCCGTAGCCGCCGGCGCCGTGGACTTCCTTGACGACCAGTTCCGGCAGGTTGGCCAGCACGTACGACAGTTCGTCGGGCTTGCGGCACTGCCAGGTCGGCACGTTCTTGAGAATGGGTTCTTCGGACAGGTAGAACTTGACCATGTCCGGCACGAAGGGATAGATGGACTTGTCGTCGGCCACGCCGGTACCGATGGCATTGGCCAGCGCCACCCGGCCGGCGCGATAGACCGACAGCAGTCCCGGCACGCCCAGCGCGGAGTCGGCGCGGAAGGCAAGCGGATCCAGGAAGTCGTCGTCCAGGCGGCGGTAGATGACATCGACGCGCTTCGGGCCGCGCGTGGTGCGCATGAACACGCTGTTGTCGTCGACGAACAGGTCCTGCCCCTGCACCAGTTCCACGCCCATCTGCTGCGCCAGGAAGGCGTGTTCGAAGTAGGCGGAGTTGTACATGCCGGGCGTCAGCACCACGACCGTCGGATCGTCGACGCCGCTGGGCGCCACCGACCGCAGGCTTTCCAGCAGCAGGTCGGGATAGTGGGCGACCGGCGCGACCTTGTTCTGCACGAACAGCTCGGGGAACAACCGCATCATCATCTTGCGGTTTTCAAGCATGTAGGACACGCCCGAGGGCACGCGCAGATTGTCTTCCAGCACGTAGAACGTGCCGTCGTTGTCGCCGCCGGCCTTGACGATGTCGACGCCGGCCACGTGAGCATAGATGTCACGCGGCACCGACACGCCCTGCATTTCCGGACGGTACTGAGCATTGGTATAGACCTGCTCGGCCGGAATCACGCCGGCGCGGACAATGCGGCGGTCGTGATAGACGTCGTGGATGAACATGTTGAGGGCGCGGACGCGCTGAGCGAGACCGTCTCGCAGCAGGCTCCATTCGTCGCCCGGAATGATCCGGGGGATCAGGTCGAACGGGATCAGCCTTTCGGTGCCGCCCGCGTCCCCATCGACCGCGAAGGTGATTCCGACACGTCGGAAAACAAGGTCGGCTTCCGCCCGCTTGCGCGCCATCGTCTCGGGAGACTGGCGGGAGAGCCAAGCGCCGAAGCGCTCGTAATGCTGGCGGACCTTACCTTCTTCAAACTGCATTTCGTTGTAAGACCGCATCGTGTGCCTTTCGCCTTTCGCGCTCTGCGCAATGTGACTTTTCTACTAAAGCAAAGGCCGTACCCGTTCGCCATGCACGTTTTGCCACAGCTGCGCACCATCGGGAGGCGTGGGTGCCGGTCCCCCTGCACCACGTGTCCTCATCATAAGCTGGGCAGCACCACCTTGGTTACACAATTACCGGCGCCACGCGCAAATCCCGGGCCGAAATGATTACGGAATATTGCCGCCCGCCGGGGGCTCACCGGAATCCAGGAATCGTGCTACGTCGTCAAGCACCGGTCCGAGGAAGCGGGTGGGCCTGGCCAGGGCGCCGATCAGGGTGACGTGGCTCAGGCCCGGGTAATAGTGCTCGAAAGCCTGGCCGCCGTGTTCGCGCACGCTCGCCGCCAGCCGTTCGGAGTTTCCCGGACGGACCGTGGTGTCCTTGAGGCCGGACATCAGCAGCAGCGGAGGCGATTTGCCATCGACATGGGTGATCGGTTGCGTGGTGCGCAGGTCGGTGGCGGTGCCGAAGATGATCTTGAGCGTGGGATCGGTCAGCGGCAGGAAGTCATAGGGGCCGGCCAGGCCCACCACGCTGCGGATCGCACCGCGGCGCGGGCCCAGCCAGCGATCATCCATGACCAGGTCGACCGCAATATAGGCGCCGGCCGAATGCCCCATCAGGTGGACACGCGACGGATCGCCAGCAAAGTCGGCCAGGTGATCCAGCGTCCACCGCACGGCCGCCGCGCCGTCGTCCATGAAGCCGGGGTAGCGGACCTCGGGGTAAATGCGGTAGTCCGCCAGCACCACGACGTAGCCGCGCGACGTCAGGGCTTCGGCAACGAACAGGTAGTCCTGCTTGCGGCCGCTGTCCCAGTTGCCGCCGTAGAAGAACACCACGACGGGACGCAGGGCCGAGGACGGCGGCCGGGTCGGCACATAGACGTCGACCGATTGCCGGGGCGACGGGCCGTAGGACAGATCGGCTTGGCGGGTAAACCCGCTTTCAGGGACGAGGGCGTTGATCGCCTGGACGGTGGAACAGCCCGCCACGATCAGGGCGGGGATGCACAGACAGGCCACCTTCAGGCAGGTGCGCCAGAAGGCCTGGGTCGGGGACAGGGGCATGCGGTATCCGGTAGTTGCGGGGTGTCAGCCCGCAGCGTATCAGTCTGCCGCGCTTCAGCCTGGAATGCCCGGCAACGACGCGTCGTGGGGCCGGGGGTCCGGGGCGCCGCCGTCCGTGACCGCTGCGTCCTGCGCATAGTGAAAGGCTTCATCACGCGCGCTGTCGTAAACCGGCACGCCGGCCACGTAGGTGGCCTTGACGGCCCGGTCGTCGCCCAGCGTCATCAGCACGAACAGCTTTTCCAGGATGTCCTGGGTGAAGCCCATGCGGAAGGCGATCAGCGGCGTCGGCGCCAGATCCAGCACGACCAGGTCGGCGTCGTACCCCGGCGCGACCGATCCCAGCGAGTCCTGCAGGTACAGGGCCTCGGCCCCGCCCCGCGTCGCCAGGTAGAAGGCATGCGCTGCCGTCAGCCGGCCCTGCGCCATTTGCGAAACCTTGTAGGCTTCGTTCAGGGTGTGCAGCGTGCTGAAGCTGGTGCCCGCGCCGATGTCCGACCCGATGCCCACGCGGACCGGCCGATCCGTCTGCTTGGCTTCGGTCAGCTTGAACAGGCCGCTGCCCAGGAACAGGTTGGACGTCGGGCAATGCGCCAGCGCCGATCCGGTGCGATGGCAGCACGCGAAGTCGACATCATCCATGTGCACCGCGTGGCCGAAGATGGCGCGTGGACCGGTCAGGCCGGCATGGTCATACACGTCCAGATAGCTGGAACGTTGCGGGAACAGATCGCGCACCCAGTCGATCTCGCCGGTGTTTTCGGCCAGATGGGTCTGCATGTAGGTGCCGGGGTGCTCTTTCCACAACCGCGCGGCGGCGGCCAATTGTTCGTCGGTGGACGACGCGGCAAACCGCGGCGTGATGCAGTACAGCTGCCTGCCGCGGCCATGCCACTTCTGCAGCAAGGCCTTTGATTCGTCGTAGCCGCGTTCGGCGGTGTCCAGCAGCGCATCAGGCGCGTGCCGGTCCATCAGCACCTTGCCCGCGATCATCCGGGTGTTGAAACGTTCGGATTCTTCAAACAACGCGTCCACCGATTCGGGGTGAACGGTGCAGTACACCGCGGCGGTCGTCGTGCCCGAGCGCAGCAGCTCGCGCAGGAACACACGCGACACGGTATCGGCGTGCGACTTGTCGGCAAACTGCTGTTCGGCAATGAAGGTGTACTTGTTCAACCATTCCAGCAGTTGCTCGCCGAATGCGCCGATCATTTGCGTTTGCGGGTAGTGCACGTGGCAGTCGATGAAGCCGGCGCAGATCAGGCTGTCGGGATAGTGCGTGACCGTGACAGCCGACCCCGCGGCCTGCGTCGCGGCATCCACCGCGGCATCCGAATAGGGATCGACCGACACGATCTTGCCGTCCGCCATCACGACCAGGGCGTCGTCCAGATATCGGTAGCTGCTGGCCGGGTCGACCAGGAAAGGGTCCTGATGAAAGGTAATGACCGAGCTGCGCAATGCCGTGACAGTCATGGCGGTGTCCTCATGAAGCGCGCCGATGGCGACGTGGCGAAAGTGCGGCCAGTGTAGAAGAGATTCGTCTCCACACGTTGCACACAAAGTCTCGACGCCCGGGCAAGGTTGGCGCAGCAGACTGCGCCCAGTCGTCACCTCGGGGGCCCGCGGTGACACCCACCTTCCTGAATCGGGGTTGATTCGATGAGCG
This window encodes:
- a CDS encoding circularly permuted type 2 ATP-grasp protein, yielding MRSYNEMQFEEGKVRQHYERFGAWLSRQSPETMARKRAEADLVFRRVGITFAVDGDAGGTERLIPFDLIPRIIPGDEWSLLRDGLAQRVRALNMFIHDVYHDRRIVRAGVIPAEQVYTNAQYRPEMQGVSVPRDIYAHVAGVDIVKAGGDNDGTFYVLEDNLRVPSGVSYMLENRKMMMRLFPELFVQNKVAPVAHYPDLLLESLRSVAPSGVDDPTVVVLTPGMYNSAYFEHAFLAQQMGVELVQGQDLFVDDNSVFMRTTRGPKRVDVIYRRLDDDFLDPLAFRADSALGVPGLLSVYRAGRVALANAIGTGVADDKSIYPFVPDMVKFYLSEEPILKNVPTWQCRKPDELSYVLANLPELVVKEVHGAGGYGMLVGPTSSKAEIEAFRARLIARPNGYIAQPTLALSSCPTFVESGVAPRHIDLRPFVLSGKNVSMVAGGLTRVALREGSLVVNSSQGGGTKDTWITEK
- a CDS encoding alpha/beta hydrolase, with protein sequence MPLSPTQAFWRTCLKVACLCIPALIVAGCSTVQAINALVPESGFTRQADLSYGPSPRQSVDVYVPTRPPSSALRPVVVFFYGGNWDSGRKQDYLFVAEALTSRGYVVVLADYRIYPEVRYPGFMDDGAAAVRWTLDHLADFAGDPSRVHLMGHSAGAYIAVDLVMDDRWLGPRRGAIRSVVGLAGPYDFLPLTDPTLKIIFGTATDLRTTQPITHVDGKSPPLLLMSGLKDTTVRPGNSERLAASVREHGGQAFEHYYPGLSHVTLIGALARPTRFLGPVLDDVARFLDSGEPPAGGNIP
- the guaD gene encoding guanine deaminase, which translates into the protein MTVTALRSSVITFHQDPFLVDPASSYRYLDDALVVMADGKIVSVDPYSDAAVDAATQAAGSAVTVTHYPDSLICAGFIDCHVHYPQTQMIGAFGEQLLEWLNKYTFIAEQQFADKSHADTVSRVFLRELLRSGTTTAAVYCTVHPESVDALFEESERFNTRMIAGKVLMDRHAPDALLDTAERGYDESKALLQKWHGRGRQLYCITPRFAASSTDEQLAAAARLWKEHPGTYMQTHLAENTGEIDWVRDLFPQRSSYLDVYDHAGLTGPRAIFGHAVHMDDVDFACCHRTGSALAHCPTSNLFLGSGLFKLTEAKQTDRPVRVGIGSDIGAGTSFSTLHTLNEAYKVSQMAQGRLTAAHAFYLATRGGAEALYLQDSLGSVAPGYDADLVVLDLAPTPLIAFRMGFTQDILEKLFVLMTLGDDRAVKATYVAGVPVYDSARDEAFHYAQDAAVTDGGAPDPRPHDASLPGIPG